Proteins encoded together in one Marinithermus hydrothermalis DSM 14884 window:
- the glyS gene encoding glycine--tRNA ligase subunit beta, whose product MDLLFEIGTEELPAWYVTEGLEALKKRTAERLLAARLEYEELTGYATPRRLALVVTGLAAHQARLEEERRGPPARVAFQDGKPTKAAEGFARKNGVRVEDLYERDGYVYARVVDEGRPAREVLPKLLAEVARELPAPKPMRWGHGEGPFIRPVRWLVALLDGEVLPLEVFGVRAGRETRGHRFLHPGLLALQDAASYVTALHEARVVVDPEVRRERIITEAATLALAEGLEVVLPKDLLEEVTGLVEWPVGVMGRFDERYLELPDEVLAEVMIVHQRFFPVRGKDGRLTNRFIGIANHLPDHLETVRRGYEGVLEGRLADALFFWRADLKTPLAEHRARLKGINFHKGLGTMWDKTERVRRAAEALGEAVGADLGVLREAAGLLRADLGTQMVYEFPELEGIMARAYAERQGVDPRVARALEEAVRPQGGSGALPESTEGALLSVLDKADTLVGFFQLGKTPSGSADPFGLRRVAVGLVRVLGAMGWDLPLGKVLEAAAESYRAWGLEVEEAALRTAEGFVLERLEGLLVEAGLPVLAVRAAEVAPTVYGVMLRARLVAQLAGEPEFAGLQLLYKRAANLAREASGVHAPDPALFQTPEEAALYAVLPRVEAGVARLLELGTELMPPWDPAAPLPRVGLEPLAAPLREVVALKDALDRFLDNVLVMVDDPAVRENRLALLRRVRDAVRRLGALEVLGG is encoded by the coding sequence GAAACGCACCGCCGAGCGGCTCCTCGCCGCGCGGCTCGAGTACGAGGAGCTCACCGGCTACGCGACCCCCCGCCGCCTGGCGCTCGTAGTCACCGGTCTTGCCGCCCACCAAGCCCGGCTGGAGGAGGAACGCCGCGGCCCGCCCGCCCGCGTCGCGTTCCAGGACGGCAAGCCCACCAAAGCCGCCGAGGGATTCGCCCGCAAGAACGGCGTCCGGGTCGAGGACCTCTACGAGCGGGACGGGTACGTGTACGCGCGGGTCGTGGACGAAGGCCGGCCCGCCCGGGAGGTGCTGCCCAAGCTGCTCGCGGAGGTGGCGCGGGAGCTGCCCGCCCCCAAACCCATGCGCTGGGGGCACGGGGAGGGACCGTTCATCCGGCCGGTGCGCTGGCTGGTGGCCCTTTTGGACGGGGAGGTGCTGCCCCTCGAGGTCTTCGGGGTGCGGGCAGGCCGCGAGACGCGCGGGCACCGCTTCCTCCACCCCGGCCTCCTCGCCCTCCAGGACGCCGCCTCCTACGTAACGGCGCTGCACGAAGCGCGCGTCGTCGTGGATCCCGAGGTGCGGCGGGAGCGGATCATAACCGAGGCCGCGACGCTCGCGCTGGCCGAGGGGCTCGAGGTGGTGCTTCCGAAGGACCTGCTGGAGGAGGTCACCGGCCTGGTCGAGTGGCCCGTCGGCGTGATGGGCCGGTTCGACGAGCGGTACCTCGAGCTGCCGGACGAGGTGCTGGCCGAGGTGATGATCGTGCACCAGCGGTTCTTCCCCGTCCGGGGGAAAGACGGGCGGCTCACGAACCGTTTCATCGGCATCGCGAACCACCTGCCGGACCACCTCGAGACGGTGCGCCGCGGGTACGAGGGGGTGCTCGAGGGTCGGCTCGCGGACGCGCTCTTCTTCTGGCGGGCGGACCTCAAAACCCCGCTCGCCGAGCACCGCGCGCGCCTCAAGGGGATCAACTTCCACAAGGGGCTCGGCACGATGTGGGACAAGACCGAGCGCGTGCGGCGCGCGGCTGAAGCGCTCGGTGAAGCGGTCGGGGCTGATCTCGGGGTGCTCCGGGAAGCCGCAGGACTCCTCCGGGCGGACCTCGGCACCCAGATGGTGTACGAGTTTCCCGAGCTCGAAGGCATCATGGCCCGCGCCTACGCGGAGCGGCAGGGTGTGGATCCGCGGGTGGCGCGCGCCCTGGAGGAGGCCGTGCGTCCCCAGGGGGGTAGCGGCGCGCTTCCGGAAAGCACGGAGGGCGCGCTCCTCTCCGTCCTGGATAAGGCCGACACCCTCGTGGGTTTCTTCCAGCTCGGCAAGACCCCCTCCGGTTCCGCCGACCCCTTCGGTCTGCGCCGTGTGGCGGTCGGGCTCGTGCGGGTGCTGGGCGCCATGGGGTGGGACCTGCCCTTAGGGAAGGTGCTGGAGGCCGCGGCGGAAAGCTACCGGGCGTGGGGGCTCGAGGTCGAGGAGGCCGCGCTCCGCACCGCCGAGGGGTTCGTGCTCGAGCGGCTCGAGGGGCTGCTCGTGGAGGCCGGGCTTCCGGTGCTCGCGGTGCGGGCGGCTGAGGTCGCGCCCACGGTGTACGGGGTGATGCTGCGCGCGCGGTTGGTGGCGCAGCTCGCCGGGGAACCCGAGTTCGCGGGGCTTCAGCTCCTGTACAAGCGCGCCGCGAACCTGGCCCGGGAGGCCAGCGGCGTGCACGCGCCGGACCCAGCGCTCTTCCAGACCCCCGAGGAGGCGGCGCTGTACGCGGTGTTGCCCCGGGTGGAGGCGGGTGTGGCCCGCTTGCTCGAGCTCGGGACCGAGCTCATGCCCCCTTGGGACCCGGCCGCGCCGCTGCCGCGGGTAGGGCTCGAGCCGCTCGCAGCGCCCTTGCGGGAGGTCGTGGCCCTGAAGGACGCGCTGGACCGCTTCCTGGACAACGTGCTCGTGATGGTGGACGACCCCGCGGTGCGGGAGAACCGACTCGCGCTTCTCCGGCGGGTTCGCGACGCGGTGCGGCGGCTGGGCGCGCTCGAGGTGCTGGGCGGCTAG
- a CDS encoding aspartate-semialdehyde dehydrogenase: MRVAVVGATGAVGRELVKVLEARRFPLSELRLYASPRSAGETIPFCGEAIPLEVLPEGPLPADIVLASAGGGLSKRHAPAWVAGGSVVIDNSSAFRYDPEVPLVVPEVNAEAARQHQGIIANPNCTTAILAVALWPLHQAFKAQRVIVSTYQAASGAGAKGMQELLDETHKVLHGQAAAAQVFPHPLAFNVLPHIDAFQENGYTREEMKVVWETRKIFGDPELKISVTAVRVPTLRTHAEAVTVEFARPVTPESARAVLEAAPGVRVVDDPERRAYPMPLTATGRWEVEVGRIRKSLVLENGLDFFVAGDQLLKGAALNAVQIAELLL; encoded by the coding sequence ATGCGCGTTGCGGTCGTGGGGGCTACGGGAGCCGTGGGTCGGGAACTGGTCAAGGTCCTGGAAGCGCGCCGCTTCCCGCTTTCGGAGCTGCGCCTATACGCCAGCCCGCGCTCGGCCGGGGAAACCATTCCTTTCTGCGGGGAGGCCATCCCCCTCGAGGTCCTGCCCGAGGGGCCCTTGCCCGCCGATATCGTGCTCGCGAGCGCCGGGGGCGGCCTCTCTAAACGCCACGCCCCCGCCTGGGTCGCGGGTGGCAGCGTGGTGATCGACAACTCCTCCGCCTTCCGTTACGATCCCGAGGTGCCCCTCGTGGTGCCCGAGGTCAACGCCGAGGCCGCGCGGCAGCACCAGGGCATCATCGCCAACCCCAACTGCACCACCGCGATCCTCGCAGTGGCCCTATGGCCACTACACCAAGCCTTCAAGGCCCAGCGCGTCATCGTGAGTACCTACCAGGCCGCCTCCGGCGCGGGCGCGAAGGGCATGCAGGAACTCCTCGACGAAACGCACAAGGTGCTGCACGGTCAGGCCGCCGCAGCCCAGGTCTTCCCCCACCCCCTGGCCTTTAACGTCCTGCCGCACATCGACGCCTTCCAGGAGAACGGGTACACCCGCGAGGAGATGAAGGTGGTGTGGGAGACGCGCAAGATCTTCGGGGATCCCGAACTCAAGATCAGCGTGACCGCGGTGCGCGTCCCCACGCTGCGCACGCACGCGGAAGCGGTCACCGTGGAGTTTGCGCGCCCCGTCACCCCCGAATCCGCGCGCGCCGTGCTCGAGGCTGCCCCAGGCGTCCGGGTGGTGGACGATCCCGAGCGCCGCGCCTACCCCATGCCCCTCACCGCCACCGGCCGCTGGGAGGTGGAGGTGGGCCGGATCCGCAAGAGCCTGGTGCTCGAGAACGGCCTGGACTTCTTCGTGGCCGGGGACCAGCTCCTCAAAGGCGCGGCCCTTAACGCCGTGCAGATCGCCGAACTGCTGCTTTAA
- a CDS encoding dodecin, translated as MGHVYKKIELVGSSTESIEDAIHTAIHRASETVRHLDWFEVKEVRGWIKDGKVQHFQVVLQVGFRLEGETQ; from the coding sequence ATGGGGCACGTGTACAAGAAGATCGAGCTGGTCGGCTCGAGCACCGAAAGCATTGAGGACGCGATCCACACCGCCATCCACCGCGCCTCGGAGACCGTACGGCACCTCGACTGGTTTGAGGTCAAGGAGGTGCGCGGGTGGATCAAGGACGGGAAGGTGCAGCACTTCCAGGTCGTGCTGCAAGTGGGGTTCCGGCTCGAGGGGGAAACACAGTAA
- a CDS encoding DUF3234 domain-containing protein — protein MKEALIHGPWYILEDPNAPGEHLTLEALGQKFALIWTSAEDAQTFMQRTPATEGMTVGVLDTWTLKEAFLTAVQLLKVTHLLVGYQPGTHEAPALSVAAALELVRQEHGN, from the coding sequence GTGAAGGAAGCTTTGATTCACGGCCCGTGGTACATCCTGGAGGACCCAAACGCTCCAGGTGAGCACCTCACGCTGGAGGCTCTAGGGCAGAAGTTCGCGCTGATCTGGACCTCGGCGGAGGACGCCCAGACCTTCATGCAACGCACCCCCGCCACGGAGGGAATGACCGTAGGGGTGCTCGACACTTGGACGCTCAAGGAAGCCTTCCTCACCGCGGTGCAGCTCCTCAAGGTCACTCACCTCCTGGTGGGGTACCAGCCCGGCACCCACGAGGCGCCCGCCCTGTCCGTAGCGGCTGCCCTCGAGCTCGTCCGGCAGGAGCACGGAAACTGA
- a CDS encoding acyl-CoA dehydrogenase family protein, whose amino-acid sequence MVEEKDTKLWKKGGGWLLEAPEATYTPEDFDETTRMIIDTTRTYVEREVLPVLERLEHGELELNVPLLRKAGELGLLGVEIEEAYGGLDLPKVVSTVIAEYLAPTGGFSVSFGAHTSIGTLPLVFFGTEEQKKKYLPKLATGEWIAAYALTEPGSGSDALGAKTRAELSPDGKYYILNGTKQFISNAAFADLFTVFAKVDGEHFTAFLVERSFEGVSVGPEEKKMGIKASSTRQLILENVKVPVENVLGEVGKGHKIAFNVLNVGRYKLGAGAVGGAKEALGQAARYAKERHQFGQPIASFGAIRQKLARIAIKTFAAESAVYRTMGLIDAALEGKKGAEAVLKGIEEYAVEASIIKVLGSEVLDYAVDEALQIHGGYGYIQEYPIERAYRDSRINRIFEGTNEINRLLIPGMLLRRAMKGTLPLVEAAMKLQEELLEPSFGEEAEGEWAKEARYVANLKKLALMTAGLAAQKFGPRIEAEQEVLLGIADILIDVFAAESALLRAQRLGGVYADMARLYLAEAQDRAAQIAQFLLPYLEEGDDLRVLLAAARRLTKRDPFDPITATRRVAEAVLEAEGYPQPRA is encoded by the coding sequence ATGGTAGAGGAAAAGGATACCAAGCTCTGGAAGAAAGGCGGCGGTTGGTTGCTCGAGGCCCCCGAGGCCACCTACACCCCCGAGGACTTCGACGAGACCACCCGCATGATCATCGACACGACCCGCACCTACGTGGAGCGGGAGGTCCTGCCGGTCCTGGAGCGGCTCGAGCACGGGGAGCTCGAGCTGAACGTGCCTTTGCTGCGCAAGGCGGGGGAGCTGGGGCTGTTGGGGGTGGAGATCGAGGAGGCCTACGGCGGGTTGGACCTGCCGAAGGTCGTCTCCACCGTGATCGCTGAATACCTCGCCCCGACCGGGGGGTTCTCCGTGTCGTTTGGGGCGCACACCTCGATCGGGACGCTGCCCCTGGTGTTTTTCGGCACGGAGGAGCAGAAGAAGAAGTACCTTCCTAAGCTGGCCACCGGGGAGTGGATCGCGGCCTACGCCCTGACCGAACCGGGTTCCGGTTCCGACGCGCTCGGGGCCAAGACCCGCGCTGAGCTCAGCCCGGACGGAAAGTACTACATCCTGAACGGAACCAAGCAGTTCATCTCCAACGCCGCCTTCGCGGACCTCTTCACCGTCTTCGCCAAGGTGGACGGGGAGCACTTCACCGCCTTCCTCGTCGAGCGGAGCTTTGAGGGGGTCTCGGTGGGGCCGGAGGAGAAGAAGATGGGGATCAAGGCCTCCTCCACCCGCCAGCTGATCCTGGAGAACGTCAAGGTGCCCGTGGAGAACGTCCTGGGCGAGGTCGGTAAGGGGCACAAGATCGCCTTTAACGTGCTGAACGTGGGGCGCTACAAGCTCGGGGCCGGCGCGGTCGGCGGCGCGAAGGAAGCGCTCGGCCAGGCCGCGAGGTACGCCAAGGAACGCCACCAGTTCGGCCAGCCCATCGCTTCGTTCGGCGCGATCCGCCAGAAACTCGCGCGCATCGCCATCAAGACCTTCGCCGCGGAGAGCGCGGTCTACCGCACGATGGGCCTGATCGACGCAGCCCTCGAGGGCAAGAAGGGCGCGGAGGCCGTGCTTAAGGGCATCGAGGAGTACGCGGTCGAGGCCTCGATCATCAAGGTGCTGGGTTCCGAGGTCCTCGATTATGCGGTGGACGAGGCCCTCCAGATCCACGGCGGGTACGGGTACATCCAGGAGTACCCCATCGAGCGCGCCTACCGCGACAGCCGCATCAACCGTATCTTCGAGGGCACCAACGAGATCAACCGCCTCCTGATCCCCGGCATGCTCCTGCGGCGCGCCATGAAGGGCACGCTGCCCCTGGTTGAGGCCGCGATGAAGCTCCAGGAGGAGCTGCTCGAGCCGAGCTTCGGCGAGGAGGCGGAGGGCGAGTGGGCCAAGGAAGCGCGGTACGTCGCGAACCTCAAGAAGCTCGCCTTGATGACCGCCGGCTTGGCCGCGCAGAAGTTCGGACCGCGGATCGAGGCGGAGCAAGAGGTGCTGCTCGGCATCGCGGACATCCTGATCGACGTCTTCGCCGCAGAGTCCGCCCTCCTGCGGGCCCAGCGGCTCGGGGGCGTGTACGCGGACATGGCCCGCCTCTACCTGGCCGAGGCCCAGGACCGCGCGGCCCAGATTGCGCAGTTCCTCCTCCCGTACCTGGAGGAAGGGGATGACCTCAGGGTGCTGCTGGCCGCGGCGCGCCGCCTCACCAAGCGCGATCCGTTCGACCCGATCACTGCGACCCGACGTGTCGCGGAAGCGGTGCTCGAGGCGGAGGGGTACCCGCAGCCCCGCGCCTGA
- a CDS encoding thiolase family protein, with product MRDAVIVSAVRSPVGKGKKNGALATVHPVDLSALVMKAAVERVGVDPKILDDVLWGCAMPEAAQGLNVARLSLLRAGFPVDVPGATVNRFCSSGLQTIAMAAQAVMSGMADAVLAGGVEMMSQVPMSGYHTRLHPELTEHYIGMGFTAERVAERWGITREAQDRWAYESHMKAARAWEEGRFDEQIVPVPVEKVYWKGSKRRVETHSFTRDELVRPDTSLEVLAQLKPAFKQGGTVTAGNASPYSDGAAAVLVMSAEKAEALGLQPLARFVSFAVAGVDPDIMGIGPAKAVPKVLERAGWRMDDLDLIEFNEAFAAQVLAVIQELEMPVEKINANGGAIALGHPLGATGAKLTTQLIHELRRRGGGKGLVTMCIGGGMGAAGLFEVFA from the coding sequence ATGCGTGACGCTGTGATCGTGAGTGCGGTGCGGAGCCCTGTGGGCAAGGGCAAGAAGAACGGGGCTCTGGCGACGGTCCACCCGGTGGACCTGTCCGCTCTGGTGATGAAGGCTGCCGTCGAGCGGGTCGGGGTGGACCCCAAGATCCTCGATGACGTGCTTTGGGGGTGCGCCATGCCCGAGGCGGCCCAGGGCTTGAACGTGGCGCGCCTTTCCCTCTTGCGGGCGGGCTTCCCGGTGGACGTGCCGGGGGCCACCGTCAACCGCTTCTGCTCGAGCGGCCTCCAGACGATCGCCATGGCCGCCCAGGCCGTGATGAGTGGGATGGCAGACGCGGTGCTCGCGGGGGGCGTGGAGATGATGAGCCAGGTGCCCATGTCGGGGTACCACACCCGCCTCCACCCCGAGCTGACCGAGCACTACATCGGGATGGGCTTCACCGCCGAGCGCGTGGCCGAGCGTTGGGGCATCACGCGCGAGGCCCAGGACCGGTGGGCCTACGAGAGCCACATGAAGGCCGCCCGCGCCTGGGAGGAAGGGCGCTTCGACGAGCAGATCGTGCCCGTCCCGGTAGAGAAGGTCTACTGGAAAGGCTCCAAGCGCCGGGTGGAGACGCATTCCTTCACCCGGGACGAGCTCGTACGTCCGGACACCTCCCTCGAGGTGCTCGCCCAGCTCAAGCCTGCCTTCAAGCAGGGCGGGACCGTCACCGCGGGGAACGCCTCCCCCTACTCCGACGGGGCGGCCGCGGTGCTGGTGATGAGCGCCGAGAAGGCCGAAGCTCTGGGGCTCCAGCCCCTCGCGCGTTTCGTGAGCTTCGCCGTGGCGGGTGTGGACCCGGACATCATGGGGATCGGCCCCGCGAAAGCAGTACCCAAGGTCCTCGAGCGCGCCGGGTGGCGGATGGACGACCTGGACCTGATCGAGTTCAACGAGGCGTTTGCCGCCCAGGTCCTCGCGGTCATCCAGGAGCTCGAGATGCCCGTGGAGAAGATCAACGCCAACGGCGGCGCGATCGCGCTGGGCCACCCCCTGGGCGCTACCGGCGCGAAGCTCACCACCCAGCTCATCCACGAGCTTCGGCGTCGTGGTGGCGGCAAGGGACTCGTCACCATGTGCATCGGCGGCGGGATGGGCGCGGCCGGGTTGTTCGAGGTCTTCGCGTAA
- a CDS encoding 3-hydroxyacyl-CoA dehydrogenase/enoyl-CoA hydratase family protein produces the protein MRIKKVGVVGAGTMGSGIAALVASAGVPVVLLDIPGKDDRNAPAKRGLERAMKARPAAFMAKERAALIEIGNTEDDLEKLATCDWVIEAIIEKLEPKRELYAKLEKILSPHAIVSSNTSGIPMRLLTEGRSEAFKQRFLGTHFFNPPRYLHLLEIIPTPDTLPEVTEAIERFADRILGKGLVRAKDVPGFIANRLGVYGMLQAVHLMEKHGLTIDEVDALTGPLIGRPKSATFRTADLTGLDVLKHVATELAEATGEPFTLPEWVDRLVAEGRLGEKTGAGFYRKEGKEIHTLDWRTGSYAPRQKPRIPGLEAVQALPLEKRLAAVLELPEPYGPFMKELFLTTSHYTLEKAPEIAYDLAAVDRALEWGFGWRMGPFKQMDAVGLDTLKAAFNAAGLRVPNLLEQADGTFYKKANGRRTMLAFEGGYVPVPEIPGAIHLSELKAEGRVLKESKDAALIDLGDGVALLEFRTKMNAIGEGIFRMLDAALKLVQRDGYAGLVIGNEHERAFSAGANLALILMLAQEGEWDELELAVRAFQKGTMSLRQAPFPVVVAPFGLTLGGGAEFTLHADRVQAHAELYMGLVETGVGLIPAGGGTKEMLFRFTEALKPYKEADPFEAVRRAFELIALAQTSTSALEARAMGFLRDGDGITMNRDRLIADAKRRVLELAEDYVPPAPRTITALGREALGNLRYAAWSLREARQITDHEVRIANELAYVLSGGDGPPREVSEVDILDLEREAFLKLLGTKKTQERIAHTLKTGKPLRN, from the coding sequence ATGCGCATCAAGAAAGTAGGCGTCGTCGGTGCGGGCACGATGGGGAGCGGCATCGCGGCCCTGGTGGCCTCCGCCGGTGTTCCCGTCGTGCTCCTCGACATTCCCGGAAAGGACGACCGCAACGCACCCGCGAAACGCGGCCTCGAGCGCGCCATGAAGGCCCGTCCCGCGGCCTTCATGGCCAAGGAACGCGCGGCCCTCATCGAGATCGGCAACACCGAGGACGACCTCGAGAAGCTCGCGACCTGCGACTGGGTCATCGAAGCGATCATCGAGAAACTCGAGCCGAAACGCGAACTGTACGCGAAGCTCGAGAAGATCCTCAGCCCCCACGCGATCGTGAGCTCCAACACCTCGGGGATCCCCATGCGGCTCCTGACCGAGGGGCGCAGCGAGGCCTTCAAGCAGCGCTTCCTCGGAACCCACTTCTTCAACCCGCCCCGGTACCTGCACCTCCTCGAGATCATCCCGACGCCGGACACCCTTCCCGAGGTGACCGAGGCCATCGAGCGCTTCGCGGACCGCATCCTCGGCAAGGGCCTCGTGCGCGCTAAGGACGTGCCCGGCTTCATCGCGAACCGCCTCGGCGTGTACGGCATGCTCCAGGCCGTTCACCTCATGGAGAAGCACGGCCTCACCATTGACGAGGTGGACGCCCTCACCGGCCCCCTCATCGGCCGGCCCAAGTCCGCGACCTTCCGCACCGCGGACCTCACCGGGCTGGACGTGTTGAAGCACGTGGCCACCGAGCTGGCCGAGGCCACCGGGGAGCCCTTCACCCTCCCGGAGTGGGTGGACCGCCTGGTGGCGGAGGGGCGGCTTGGGGAGAAGACCGGGGCCGGGTTCTACCGCAAGGAGGGCAAGGAGATCCACACCCTCGACTGGCGCACGGGCAGCTACGCCCCCCGCCAGAAACCCCGGATCCCCGGCCTCGAGGCGGTCCAGGCCCTGCCCCTCGAGAAGCGTCTCGCCGCGGTCCTCGAGCTGCCCGAGCCGTACGGGCCCTTCATGAAGGAGCTTTTCCTGACGACGAGCCACTACACCCTCGAAAAAGCTCCCGAGATCGCCTACGACCTCGCCGCGGTGGATCGGGCCCTCGAGTGGGGGTTCGGCTGGCGCATGGGGCCGTTTAAGCAGATGGACGCGGTGGGGCTGGACACCCTCAAAGCAGCCTTCAACGCCGCGGGCCTCCGGGTGCCCAACCTCCTCGAGCAAGCGGACGGCACCTTCTACAAGAAGGCGAACGGCCGGCGTACGATGCTCGCCTTCGAAGGGGGGTACGTGCCCGTCCCCGAGATCCCCGGCGCGATCCACCTGAGCGAGCTGAAGGCCGAGGGGCGCGTCCTCAAGGAGAGCAAGGACGCCGCCCTCATCGACCTGGGCGACGGCGTGGCCCTCCTCGAGTTCCGCACCAAGATGAACGCGATCGGGGAGGGGATCTTCCGCATGCTCGACGCCGCGCTGAAGCTCGTGCAGCGCGACGGGTACGCCGGCCTCGTGATCGGGAACGAGCACGAGCGGGCCTTCAGCGCCGGCGCGAACCTGGCCCTCATCCTGATGCTCGCCCAGGAGGGCGAGTGGGACGAGCTCGAGCTCGCGGTGCGGGCCTTCCAAAAAGGGACGATGAGCCTCCGGCAGGCCCCCTTCCCGGTCGTGGTTGCGCCGTTCGGGCTCACGCTCGGGGGCGGGGCGGAGTTCACCCTGCACGCGGACCGCGTCCAGGCCCACGCCGAGCTGTACATGGGCCTGGTCGAGACCGGGGTGGGCCTGATCCCCGCCGGGGGCGGCACCAAGGAGATGCTCTTCCGCTTCACCGAGGCCCTCAAGCCCTACAAGGAGGCCGACCCCTTCGAGGCCGTGCGCCGCGCGTTCGAGCTGATCGCCCTGGCCCAGACGAGCACCTCGGCCCTCGAGGCCCGCGCGATGGGATTCTTGCGCGACGGGGACGGGATCACCATGAACCGGGACCGACTCATCGCGGACGCGAAACGGCGGGTGCTCGAGCTCGCTGAGGACTACGTGCCGCCCGCGCCGCGAACCATTACCGCGCTGGGCCGGGAGGCGCTGGGCAACCTGCGCTACGCGGCGTGGTCCTTGCGCGAGGCCCGGCAGATCACGGACCACGAGGTCCGGATCGCGAACGAGCTCGCCTACGTCCTCTCCGGGGGGGACGGCCCGCCGCGCGAGGTGAGCGAGGTGGACATCCTCGACCTCGAGCGCGAGGCTTTCCTGAAGCTCCTCGGCACCAAGAAGACCCAGGAGCGCATCGCCCACACGCTCAAAACGGGCAAGCCGCTCCGGAACTAG